One window from the genome of Candidatus Hydrogenedentota bacterium encodes:
- a CDS encoding 2-hydroxyacyl-CoA dehydratase, whose product MDLSPWLTVFQNVTADYYEYARNAAAQGRKVAGYLCSYVPQELLYGAGYLPIRILGRVGATSRADELLQPFSCSFARSVLDTALEREWPLLNLTLFAHTCDTMQNVADLWRAHTGDSKTIIVSIPTRVDTEAAAQYYSDELQRVRSLLEEDSGPIAEDTIQQAFDLYQEHRATMNELYRLHAEHPGLLTGTQLMEINLAGQLMDRAEHLAAVKALIAAFQAVSDLPDEKMPRVFVWGSMCRHTAFIELIEQAGCRVVGDDLCVGSRSYAPAHVEGATPMESVVRYYLARAHCPAFHRDMHHPGTALVEAAQRYKAQGVIFLMTNFCDPTAFDYVPITQALEKADIPSLTLSVEQHQEPPEQLRTRVEAFAEMLQGSAVS is encoded by the coding sequence ATGGATTTATCCCCTTGGCTTACAGTATTTCAAAACGTGACAGCGGACTATTATGAATATGCTCGGAATGCAGCGGCGCAAGGCCGCAAGGTGGCGGGCTATCTCTGTTCCTATGTACCCCAAGAACTTCTCTACGGGGCAGGCTATTTGCCCATACGCATTTTGGGGCGTGTCGGAGCCACATCACGAGCCGATGAACTGCTCCAACCTTTTTCCTGTAGTTTTGCGAGGAGCGTATTGGACACGGCACTCGAAAGAGAATGGCCCCTTTTGAATTTGACTTTATTCGCCCACACCTGCGACACCATGCAGAATGTTGCCGACCTATGGCGAGCCCACACAGGGGACAGCAAGACGATTATTGTGTCCATTCCCACACGCGTTGACACAGAGGCGGCAGCCCAATATTATAGCGACGAGCTGCAGCGCGTGCGCAGCCTCCTTGAAGAAGACAGCGGTCCCATTGCGGAAGACACGATACAGCAGGCCTTTGATCTGTATCAAGAGCACCGCGCCACGATGAACGAACTCTATAGACTTCATGCGGAACATCCCGGCCTATTGACAGGGACACAGCTCATGGAGATCAACTTGGCAGGTCAGTTGATGGATCGTGCCGAACATTTAGCGGCTGTGAAGGCGCTGATTGCCGCGTTCCAAGCAGTGTCTGACTTGCCCGACGAAAAGATGCCCCGTGTTTTTGTGTGGGGCAGTATGTGCCGCCACACCGCTTTTATTGAACTCATAGAACAAGCAGGCTGCCGGGTTGTTGGCGATGATTTATGTGTAGGATCCCGCAGTTATGCACCTGCACACGTGGAGGGTGCCACGCCCATGGAATCGGTGGTACGTTATTATCTGGCACGCGCCCACTGTCCCGCCTTTCATCGTGATATGCATCACCCCGGCACCGCCTTGGTGGAAGCGGCACAGCGGTATAAAGCGCAGGGTGTCATCTTTCTCATGACCAATTTTTGCGATCCCACCGCCTTTGATTATGTGCCCATAACCCAGGCATTAGAAAAGGCAGATATTCCTTCGTTGACCTTATCCGTGGAGCAGCATCAAGAACCGCCGGAACAATTGCGTACCCGCGTCGAAGCCTTTGCAGAAATGCTGCAAGGAAGTGCAGTCTCATGA
- a CDS encoding MBL fold metallo-hydrolase, whose amino-acid sequence MSTWLRYNCSAGSLPVPAAVVILYEEQGGRLLFAKRNEQLSFMGGHYAFPGGHVAEADTGRCVHPSHDPEDARFLTAAVREVFEETGLLLTTPELRSYEMSDPIRRAVMDDPPQFESFLEAEGLSIDRSAFVSAGRWITPSFSPRRFDTRYFFFQCAEPLPGTPMGDDEEITALRWLTPREALEQRGMKRMTLSTPLIFVLQRLAAFPLEEALERLQHTPGFSDTLMDYIEPASGIHIVPVRAPTLPPSTHTNCVIVGEKELAIVDPGIADEKEQERFSRHMQTLCEGLKGKPAAVVLTHDHPDHCAFAAQLSEQHHIPIYGHPSVTQQFLNTKSLSDGEVLTLEGSPPWRLRCIYTPGHHPGHCCYFEERSCTLLAGDLVANPGTILIDPDHGGDMDAYIKSLDLISRIEALLTIPAHGPPLIKDEGAALFRNTLEHRLMRENKIKELLETGVKDIKQLLPLAYDDVPVELHDIASGQLRAHLQRINKQQVIPT is encoded by the coding sequence ATGAGTACTTGGCTGCGATATAACTGCTCCGCCGGCTCCTTACCGGTCCCGGCTGCAGTAGTCATTCTCTACGAAGAGCAAGGGGGACGTCTACTCTTCGCCAAAAGAAATGAGCAGCTCAGCTTTATGGGCGGTCATTACGCCTTTCCCGGCGGTCATGTTGCCGAAGCGGACACAGGCCGCTGCGTTCACCCTTCCCACGACCCTGAAGATGCCCGTTTTTTGACTGCAGCCGTGCGCGAAGTTTTCGAAGAAACGGGTCTCTTATTAACGACACCGGAGCTGCGAAGCTATGAGATGAGTGATCCCATACGCCGCGCTGTTATGGATGATCCGCCACAGTTTGAGTCTTTTTTGGAAGCGGAAGGACTCTCTATTGACCGCTCGGCTTTCGTATCCGCAGGCAGATGGATCACCCCCTCCTTTTCGCCCAGACGTTTTGATACCCGATACTTTTTCTTTCAATGTGCAGAACCCTTGCCCGGCACACCTATGGGCGATGACGAAGAAATAACGGCGCTGCGCTGGCTAACACCGCGAGAGGCGTTGGAGCAACGGGGCATGAAGCGGATGACCCTGTCCACGCCGCTAATTTTTGTGCTTCAGCGGCTCGCGGCTTTTCCTTTAGAAGAAGCCTTAGAACGACTTCAACATACACCCGGCTTTTCAGATACGCTTATGGACTACATCGAACCTGCCTCGGGTATCCATATTGTACCTGTACGTGCCCCTACCCTGCCGCCGTCGACCCATACAAACTGCGTGATTGTTGGTGAGAAAGAACTTGCCATTGTTGACCCGGGAATTGCCGATGAAAAGGAGCAAGAACGCTTCTCCCGACATATGCAGACCCTATGTGAAGGCCTGAAAGGGAAACCCGCCGCCGTGGTGCTGACCCACGATCACCCGGATCATTGTGCCTTCGCAGCGCAACTCTCAGAACAGCACCACATCCCCATCTACGGACATCCTTCCGTAACGCAACAGTTTCTCAATACAAAATCCTTGTCGGATGGAGAAGTGCTTACACTGGAAGGTTCGCCGCCGTGGCGGTTGCGCTGTATCTACACACCGGGACATCACCCCGGTCATTGCTGTTATTTCGAAGAGCGCAGCTGTACCCTCTTGGCAGGCGATCTCGTCGCGAATCCCGGTACCATTTTGATTGATCCCGATCACGGCGGCGATATGGACGCCTATATAAAAAGTCTGGATCTCATTTCACGGATTGAAGCCCTGCTGACAATACCCGCTCATGGTCCTCCTTTGATAAAAGACGAAGGCGCTGCACTGTTCCGTAACACCTTGGAACATCGTCTTATGCGAGAAAACAAAATCAAAGAACTATTGGAGACAGGTGTGAAAGATATAAAACAACTGCTGCCCCTTGCCTATGATGATGTTCCGGTGGAACTGCATGATATCGCTTCCGGCCAGTTGCGCGCCCATCTCCAGCGAATCAACAAACAACAGGTTATTCCCACCTGA
- a CDS encoding Gfo/Idh/MocA family oxidoreductase — translation MEEIRIGIIGLGGICRSRHLPGLRAIEGVKLCAVANRSRESSLQAAQESGIPEVSDSWQELIARDDINTVLIGAWPYLHCEASVAALQEEKHVFCQARMARDQAEAELMASAARSSDKVAALCPVPFGLRIDKLMARLLKEEALGAIRYVTVNSFSNAWVDPTTPINWRKDYSLSGLNVQTLGMYIEVIHRWFGLTSQVFAQTFLYTKERPNAEGIMTAVHIPDQVLADTLVGEKDIPVHYTINGVSGFTGDSIHIYGEKEALHYDIDEDILYRVTTGTREVITPREEERYDVKQWRVEQDFVDAIREGTPYHPNFEEGLQYMQVVQAIHDSATEKERLKIVY, via the coding sequence ATGGAAGAAATCCGTATCGGAATCATAGGTCTCGGCGGTATTTGCCGCTCCCGCCACCTTCCGGGTTTACGCGCCATTGAGGGCGTCAAATTATGTGCCGTCGCCAATCGCAGCAGGGAATCTTCCTTGCAAGCTGCTCAAGAATCCGGTATTCCGGAGGTCAGCGATTCTTGGCAGGAACTTATCGCCCGTGATGACATCAATACCGTACTCATCGGCGCTTGGCCCTACCTGCACTGCGAAGCGAGCGTGGCAGCCCTTCAAGAAGAGAAACATGTATTCTGTCAAGCGCGCATGGCAAGAGATCAGGCAGAAGCGGAGCTCATGGCGTCTGCCGCGCGAAGCAGCGACAAAGTAGCTGCCCTATGCCCTGTTCCTTTTGGATTACGTATCGATAAACTCATGGCGAGGCTTCTCAAAGAAGAAGCCTTGGGCGCCATTCGCTATGTAACCGTCAATAGCTTCTCCAATGCATGGGTCGACCCGACTACACCCATCAATTGGCGCAAAGATTACAGCCTGTCCGGATTGAACGTGCAGACCTTGGGTATGTATATAGAAGTAATACACCGCTGGTTCGGATTGACAAGCCAAGTCTTTGCCCAGACCTTCCTCTACACCAAAGAGCGCCCTAATGCAGAAGGCATCATGACCGCCGTGCATATTCCTGACCAAGTTTTGGCCGATACCCTAGTGGGCGAGAAAGATATTCCCGTTCATTACACCATCAACGGCGTATCGGGCTTCACCGGCGATTCCATTCATATCTATGGCGAAAAAGAAGCGCTTCATTATGATATTGATGAGGACATCTTGTACCGCGTCACGACGGGCACGCGTGAAGTTATAACGCCCCGTGAAGAAGAGCGTTACGATGTCAAACAGTGGCGTGTAGAACAGGATTTTGTCGACGCCATCCGTGAGGGCACTCCCTATCATCCCAATTTTGAAGAAGGGTTGCAGTATATGCAAGTTGTTCAGGCAATTCATGACTCTGCGACAGAAAAGGAACGCCTTAAAATAGTCTATTGA
- a CDS encoding ferritin yields MLNQELQKAFNKQVNEELYSAYIYLSMVNFFEAQNLKGFATWMRAQAMEEVSHATKLIDYLHERGGEVVLDAIGTPPASWENPLDAFEAAYKHECYISGCIHTLYNKAVEVGDTASALFLNWFIIEQVEEEASVDEVVQLLKLAQGAPGAMFMLNRELGQRTE; encoded by the coding sequence ATGCTGAACCAAGAACTGCAAAAAGCCTTTAATAAGCAAGTTAATGAAGAACTCTATTCCGCCTACATTTACCTGTCCATGGTCAACTTTTTTGAAGCTCAAAATTTGAAGGGCTTCGCCACATGGATGCGTGCACAGGCGATGGAAGAAGTGAGTCACGCCACGAAACTGATTGATTATCTCCATGAACGAGGCGGTGAGGTCGTATTAGATGCTATCGGCACGCCCCCCGCTTCTTGGGAAAATCCCTTAGACGCCTTCGAAGCCGCCTATAAGCATGAGTGCTATATATCAGGCTGCATCCATACACTTTATAACAAAGCGGTGGAAGTGGGAGATACGGCTTCCGCCCTGTTCCTGAACTGGTTTATCATCGAACAAGTCGAAGAAGAAGCTTCTGTTGATGAAGTAGTTCAGCTGCTCAAACTGGCGCAAGGCGCTCCCGGTGCCATGTTCATGCTCAACAGAGAATTGGGCCAACGTACCGAATAA
- a CDS encoding peroxiredoxin, whose amino-acid sequence MSVHVTHPAPDFKAVTVMPDNSFNENFRLSDFRGKYVVLFFYPMDFTFVCPSEIMAFDKQLPDFAERNCQVIGVSVDSQFSHLAWKNTPIEKGGIGNIQYPLVADITKQIARNYGVLFEESVALRGLFLIDKEGVVRHALINDLPLGRSVAETLRMLDALQHHEQYGEVCPANWSKGKEAMTATAQGVANYLDKHNK is encoded by the coding sequence ATGTCTGTCCATGTGACCCATCCTGCCCCTGATTTCAAAGCCGTAACCGTTATGCCCGACAATAGTTTCAACGAAAACTTCAGATTGTCTGATTTTCGCGGCAAATACGTGGTACTCTTTTTCTATCCCATGGATTTCACTTTCGTATGCCCGTCAGAAATTATGGCCTTCGACAAACAGCTTCCTGATTTTGCCGAGCGCAACTGCCAGGTCATCGGCGTGTCCGTGGACTCTCAGTTCAGCCACTTGGCTTGGAAAAATACACCTATCGAAAAGGGCGGTATCGGCAATATTCAATATCCTCTCGTCGCCGATATTACGAAACAAATCGCCCGAAACTACGGCGTCCTTTTCGAAGAATCTGTGGCGCTTCGCGGCCTTTTCCTCATCGATAAAGAAGGGGTAGTACGGCACGCGCTCATTAATGATCTGCCCTTGGGCCGCAGCGTAGCCGAAACCTTGCGCATGCTGGATGCGCTGCAACATCATGAGCAGTACGGCGAAGTGTGCCCCGCGAACTGGAGTAAAGGCAAGGAAGCCATGACGGCAACAGCACAAGGTGTTGCCAATTATTTGGACAAACACAACAAATAA
- the trpS gene encoding tryptophan--tRNA ligase: protein MMKQKEVILSGIRPTGRLHYGNYFGAIRHFLRLQEEDAHCYYFIADYHALTTVTERRDLFRNTLDMLRTYVACGLDPVKSIIYRQSDLPCTAELSLLLGMLTNIGLLERGTTYKDKFSKIQEDPKVEGNPLSYGLLGYPVLMAADILIVRADLVPVGDDQRQHLEMACDLAARFNHRFGEVFHVPRPLGRDALRLPGLDGSEKMGKSENNTLDLLDPPDVVLNKIKGVPTTTEPMPLDTDSTDPEIVTKKLPSGVGALYRLLSLLAPESVYLDYLDQYRKGGKFYGSLKKTVAHYVSAFNEPIIDAYNDPAHNDDFIMDFLKENAKRVTPVALDTVERCREAMGIGHSLFRA, encoded by the coding sequence ATGATGAAGCAGAAGGAAGTCATTCTTTCGGGGATCCGTCCGACAGGGCGGCTTCATTACGGCAATTATTTTGGAGCTATTCGGCATTTTTTAAGACTTCAAGAAGAAGATGCCCATTGCTATTATTTTATCGCTGACTACCACGCATTGACCACCGTCACGGAACGCAGAGACTTATTCCGCAACACCTTGGATATGCTGCGCACCTACGTGGCATGCGGTCTTGATCCGGTGAAATCGATCATTTATCGACAAAGCGATCTACCCTGTACGGCAGAACTCAGCTTGCTGTTGGGCATGTTGACCAATATCGGCCTCTTGGAACGAGGCACCACCTATAAAGACAAGTTCAGCAAGATTCAGGAAGATCCCAAGGTGGAAGGGAATCCCTTGTCTTATGGACTGCTGGGCTATCCGGTGCTGATGGCAGCTGATATTTTAATTGTGCGCGCCGATCTTGTCCCTGTGGGCGATGATCAACGGCAGCATTTGGAGATGGCTTGTGACTTGGCGGCACGCTTCAACCATCGCTTCGGCGAAGTATTCCATGTGCCCCGACCCTTGGGTCGGGATGCCTTGCGCTTACCGGGGTTGGACGGCTCAGAAAAAATGGGTAAAAGCGAAAACAATACCCTTGACCTCCTCGATCCGCCCGATGTGGTCTTGAATAAAATTAAGGGAGTACCCACCACCACAGAACCGATGCCCCTTGACACCGACAGCACCGATCCGGAAATTGTGACCAAAAAGCTGCCTTCCGGCGTGGGAGCGTTATACCGTCTGCTCTCGCTGCTCGCTCCGGAATCGGTTTATTTAGACTATCTGGATCAATATAGAAAAGGCGGCAAATTCTACGGGTCGCTGAAGAAAACAGTGGCACACTATGTCTCCGCTTTCAACGAACCCATTATTGACGCTTATAATGATCCCGCCCATAATGATGATTTTATCATGGATTTTTTGAAAGAAAATGCCAAGCGCGTTACGCCGGTGGCATTGGATACCGTGGAGCGCTGCCGCGAAGCCATGGGTATTGGTCACAGTCTTTTCCGCGCATAA
- a CDS encoding DUF2007 domain-containing protein: MQAKLVTVKQCSDPAEAAFFASYLEENGIHVENSVENMKAWSGRYSMLARGPVLKVSMKDVRKARKLLNNPPAPIDDDYEFPLDSPQGDWVPGETPENCPRCGSANMVSMPGHLFPGLLFSLLTLGIVKPYGQPLWICRDCDWDSRTAAREQKTEEKDVK; the protein is encoded by the coding sequence ATGCAGGCAAAACTTGTTACTGTTAAACAATGCAGCGATCCCGCCGAAGCCGCTTTTTTCGCCTCTTATCTGGAAGAAAACGGCATTCATGTTGAGAACAGCGTAGAAAACATGAAGGCGTGGTCAGGGCGTTACTCCATGCTGGCACGGGGTCCTGTTTTGAAAGTATCCATGAAGGATGTTCGTAAAGCGCGAAAGCTTTTAAACAACCCGCCGGCGCCCATTGATGACGATTATGAATTTCCCCTTGATTCACCACAAGGGGACTGGGTTCCGGGAGAAACACCGGAAAACTGTCCGCGCTGCGGGTCGGCGAATATGGTATCCATGCCCGGTCACTTATTTCCCGGATTGCTCTTTTCCTTATTAACCTTGGGAATCGTAAAACCCTATGGGCAACCTCTGTGGATTTGCCGCGACTGCGACTGGGATTCTCGTACGGCGGCAAGAGAACAAAAAACAGAGGAAAAAGATGTAAAATAA
- a CDS encoding 2-hydroxyglutaryl-CoA dehydratase has product MSGRAVYAGVDVGSATTKALWIDGDARVLGSRVIPSGGNLADAAGRCLQYAAEEAGCSLDSAACIVATGYGRERVAERSRSVTEISCHARGARALYPEARSVIDIGGQDSKAIALDERGRVLRFEMNDKCAAGTGRFLEVMARLLELDLDRFGSRAGHAVAPVSISSTCTVFAESEVISHLAQDRAVDDIVAGLCRSIAARVHSLVSRARLTAPTMMTGGVAKNVGVVNAMEALLGSPLHIPESPQTVGALGAALYALDEGTQQ; this is encoded by the coding sequence ATGAGTGGCAGAGCCGTGTATGCAGGCGTAGATGTAGGCAGCGCCACAACGAAAGCCCTTTGGATTGACGGAGACGCCCGTGTATTGGGCAGCCGTGTCATTCCCAGCGGCGGCAATTTGGCCGATGCTGCAGGCCGCTGCCTTCAATACGCCGCCGAAGAAGCAGGATGTTCTCTCGACAGCGCTGCCTGTATCGTTGCCACGGGCTACGGACGGGAACGGGTTGCTGAGCGCAGCCGCTCTGTTACCGAGATCAGTTGTCATGCACGGGGCGCACGGGCGCTTTACCCGGAGGCGCGCTCGGTAATTGATATTGGCGGTCAAGATTCGAAAGCCATAGCCCTTGATGAGCGTGGCCGTGTTCTTCGTTTTGAAATGAACGATAAGTGCGCCGCCGGTACAGGCAGATTCCTTGAGGTGATGGCGCGCTTGTTGGAATTAGATCTTGATCGTTTCGGTTCCCGGGCCGGTCACGCCGTCGCGCCCGTTTCTATCTCCTCGACGTGTACCGTTTTTGCGGAAAGCGAGGTCATTTCCCACCTGGCGCAGGATCGTGCCGTAGATGACATTGTCGCGGGATTATGTCGTTCCATAGCCGCCAGAGTCCATAGTCTGGTTTCTCGTGCCCGTCTTACGGCGCCCACAATGATGACGGGCGGCGTTGCAAAAAATGTGGGCGTGGTCAATGCCATGGAGGCGCTTTTGGGCAGCCCCCTCCATATACCGGAGTCGCCGCAGACTGTCGGCGCTTTGGGCGCCGCTTTGTACGCCTTGGATGAAGGCACGCAGCAATAA